The following is a genomic window from Candidatus Kryptoniota bacterium.
GGCCGCCCTTTTCTCTTTCTTGGTTTTTGCCGGTTGTTTTTTTGAACTCTTTTTCCTGTCTTGAGCTTTACTCATGATATTCTCCTCTGTTGCATTTTCTTTAAACTTTGATTCTTAAACGCCGCGGCGGATTTTTACCTGCCCATCAGCGTGCTGCGTTCTATAAGGTCTAACCCAACCAACACCCGCTCTGTATTGGAAAGATCACCGATGATGTTCCTTACCGGCAGGGGCAGTTTACGTACCAAAGTCGGGATGGCGAGGATCTGGTTATCTCGTGCAAGCCGTGGATTCTTCAAAAGGTCAATTACTTCAATACGGTATTTGCCCTTTAATTGTTCTTCGCAAATCAGTTTGAGGTTGTTGAATGCGGTGACAGCTTTGGGAGTCTGTCCGGCAATATACAAACGCAAGATCCATTTGTCGCTTCTTGCTTTCGCCGGCCGTCCTTTTCGGCGGTCTGTTTTCGATTTTTCATGTTTGATCTTCACACTGGGTCCCCTTAAATATTCGTCCTCTTCCTCGTGCCGGTTGCTTTGAGATGGACATCGGCTTTCCGACTCTTAGCCATATTTGTCCTGTCCAGAGCGAAGCGTTCATCCCTCACTTTATCACTCCCGATAATTTTGAGCGCTTCTGATTCTTCCG
Proteins encoded in this region:
- a CDS encoding circadian clock KaiB family protein; translation: MLRLYIAGQTPKAVTAFNNLKLICEEQLKGKYRIEVIDLLKNPRLARDNQILAIPTLVRKLPLPVRNIIGDLSNTERVLVGLDLIERSTLMGR